The genomic segment ACGCTGGCGGTGCTGTTCGGTGGCGGCTGTGCGGGGCTCGCCGGCGCCTATCTGACGCTGGCCTATACGCCGTTCTACGCGCCCGGCATGACGGCGGGTCGCGGCTGGATCGCGTTGGCGCTGGTGGTGTTTGCCTCGTGGCGGCCGGGCCGGCTGGTGGCCGGTGCCATCCTGTTCGGCGCCGTCTCGATCCTGCAACTGCACGCCCAGGCGATCGGCCTCGGCGTGCCATCTCAACTTATGTCGGCGCTGCCCTATCTTGCCACGGTGCTGGTGTTGGTGCTGATCTCGCGCGTCCGCCGGGGCGGGTCGGTGGCGCCGGCGGCGCTCGGAACCGCCTTCGTGCCGGAGCGCTAGAGACGAGATCCGGGAGCCGCGCGCGGCGGGGGCGCGGGACTCGCAAATTACGATCCCCCGAACGGTGAAGCGGAGAATCGGATGAACAAGGCGATCATGGCGGCGCTGGTGCTGGCGGCCAGCTGCGCGGGGCTGTCGGCGGCGACGGCCCAGGACAAGCCGGACAGCAAACCGGACAAGCTGAAGATCGGCTTCGTCTATGTCGGCCCGGTCGGCGACTTCGGCTGGTCGTATCAACACGATCAGGCGCGCCAGGCGATCATCAAGGAATTCGGCGATCGCGTCGAAACCACCTTTCTGGAGAAGGTCGGCGAAGGTCCCGACGGCGAGCGCTCGATCGAGCAGCTCGCCCGCGCCGGCCACAAGCTGATCTTCGCGACCTCGTTCGGCTACATGGATTCGGTGATCAAGGTCGCCAAGAAATATCCGGACGTGAAATTCGAACACGCCACCGGCTACAAGCGCGAGCCGAACGTCTCGACCTATGCGGGACGGTTCTACGAAGGCCGCACCATCCAGGGCACGATCGCCGCGAAGGTCTCGAAGAAGGGCGTGCTCGGCTATATCGGCTCGTTCCCGGTGCCCGAAGTGATCTCCGGCATCAATGCCACCATGCTGGCGGCGCAGAAGATCAATCCGAACATCAAGATCAAGATCGTCTGGGTGAACTCCTGGTTCAATCCCGGCAAGGAAGCCGACGCGGCCAAAGCGCTGATCGATCAGGGCGCCGACGTGATCATGCAGCATACCGACAGCGCCGCGGCGATGCAGATCGCCAACGACCGCGGCATTCATGCGTTCGGCCAGGACTCCGACATGATCAAGTTCGGACCGAAGGCCCAGCTCACCGCCATTGTCAACAACTGGACGCCGTACTACGTGTCGCGCGTCAAAGCGGTGATGGACGGCAACTGGGCATCGCAGGATGTATGGGAAGGCCTGAAGGACAAGATGATCCAGATGGCCCCCTACACCAACATGCCCGACGACGTGAAGAAACTCGCCGCCGACACCGAGGCCGGCATCGCCGCCGGCACCATCAAGCCGTTTGCCTGCCCGATCGTCGACCAGGATGGCAAGGAGGTCGAGTGCAAAGGCGGCGACCAGCTCGACGACGGCCAGATCCGCGGCATGAATTTCTACGTCAAAGGCATCGACGACAAGATCCCGGGGAAGTGAGTCAGATACTCACCGCGGATGAGGAGACCACCGCCGATCCCCGATGCTGACGTCATACGCGGGCTTGATCCGGGTATCCATCGGACGCGAAAGCGCGCCTGCTCAATGCGCCACTGTTGCGAAGAGGATGGATTGCCGGGGCAAGCCCTGCAATGACTCTTGATGTCGAAGCGTCAGATCGCGGGCCCGGCGAGCTCAATGCAGCCGCGGTGCCTTGAGGAACTTAGCGCGGTCGGAGGAATGCAGCACCACGTCGAAGGTGGCGCCGCCGCTGAACAGCGTCAGTGGCACCTCTACGCCTGCAGTGCCCAGTGCCCAGACCTTGCGATAGAACTCCGCTTCACTGGTCACCTTGTCGCCCGCGACTGCGAGGATCACGTCGCCGGTCTTCAGCTCGGCGCGCGCCGCCGGGCCCTTCGGCGCAATTCCGACCACCACGACCTTGTCTTCGATCTCGGTCGAATACAGCCCGAGCCACGGCCGCGGTGGCTTGTTCGGCCGGCCGAACTTCCGAAGATCGCTCAGCACAGGTGGCAGCAGATCGATCGGCACGCTCAAATTGTAATGCTCGTTCGAGCCGCTGCGTTCGATCTGCAGCGAGCCGACGCCGATCAGTTCGCCGGTCGCCGACAGCAGCGCGGTGCCGCCCCAGTTCGGATGCGACGGCTCGGTGAAGATCGCATCGTCGAGCAGATACTCCCAGTAGCCGGCGAATTCCTGACGTGTGGCGATGCGGCCGGCCACCGACCGTGTGCGGCCACCGACGCCGCCGATAATGACGCGCTCGCCCGCCTTGGCGAAAGCAGAGCGGCCGAGCGGTAGCGGCGGCAGATCGATTGGGCCGAGCGCTTGAACCAGGCCGAAGCCGCTCTCCTGATCGAATCCGAGCGCATGGCCCTCAACGACGCGGCCGTCACCGAGATGCAGCCACACCGTTTCGGCTTCGGTGATCAGATAACCGATGGTCAATACCAGACCGTCGTCGATCAGCACGCCGTTGCCGGCGCGCTCGGTGCCGAGCGTACCGGCGGTGTAGGCATCGGCCGGAATGATCGCGTGCAGCCCGACCACCGCAGACAACGCGCGATCGAGATCGAAGCCGAAATCGGCCGAGCGAGGCCGAATCGCGGCCGGGACATTCCATTCGGGGAGCGACGGCATCCGGCGTCTCCTGTTGCGCAACACCGCGTGCAACCGGAAATATCGGGGCCTTGGGGCCGATTTGCAAGCCGGCGTCACCGTGCCGCGGGCGGCGGCAAGGAACGCTGGCAGACGGAGGCTCAGCCCTCCTTGTGGACGCCCGAGCCCTCGACGATCTTGCGCCAGCTTTCGGTCTCAGCCGCCAGCATCGCGCCGAACTGCCTGGCATCGCCATGCAGCGCGATGGCGCCGAGATCGGCGATGCGCTGCTTGATCGCCGGCTCGTCCAGTGCCGCATTGATCTCGCGGTTGAGCAGATCAACGATCGGCTGCGGCGTGCCCTGCGGCGCGCCGACGCCGTAGAACGAGCTGGTATCGTAGCCGGTGAGCGAGTCGCCGATCGGCGGCACCTCCGGCAGCACCGCCGAGCGCTCACGGCTGGTGACCCCGAGTGCACGGATCTTGCCGGCCTGCGCCAACGCGAACGACGACGTGACGTTGTCGAACATCGCCTGGATCTGCCCGCTCATCAGATCGGTCAGGCCGGGTGCCGAACCGCGATACGGCACGTGCACCATCTCGATGCCGGCCATCGACTTGAACAACTCTCCCGACAGATGCAGCGAGGTACCGATGCCCGACGAGCCGACGCTGATCTTGCCCGGATGCGCCTTGGCGTAGGCGATGAACTCCGCGACGTTGGTGGCCGGAATGTCGTTGTTGATCACCAGCACCAGAGGAATGCGGGCGATGCCGGCGACCGGCGTGATGCTCTTGGCGAAATCGAACGGCAGCGCGCGGTCGAACGAGGCGTTGATCGCATTCGCGGTGCTGGTCAGCAGCAGCGTGTAGCCGTCGGCTGGCGAATTGATCACCGCCTGGGTGCCGATGGTGCTGCCGGCACCAGGCTTGTTCTCGACCACAAAGCTCTGGCCGAGCTTCTCGGAGAGATACTGACACACAAGGCGGGACAGCACGTCGGTCGCGCCGCCGGCCGCATAAGGCACGATCCACTTCACCGGGCGATTCGGGTACGCCGCCGCGTCCGCCAGCGCCGGCGAGACCAGCCGCGCACCGACGGCGCAGATCGCCGCACCCGCGGCCGTCCCAAGCAATGCTCTCCTGCTGATCGTCATCGCATCCTCCATGTGATCCTGCTGGAGACTCCGATAGCGCAGACGAACCGCCTCGCGCATGCACGGACCGCGATCGTGGTAAAGGCGTATGAACGGCGAGACGCCATTCCTCGGGATTAGCGATAAGTTGTCGTTAATTCCGTCGCTTCATACTCGCGCCGCGGGCTTGAGGTGCCCCACTGTTACGCGCCGGAGCTGCGGCGCACCGCGGCAAGGTTAACGAGACCTTTCAGACCGAGCGATGCAAGGTTGAACCGATGACCGACTTTGCCCTCGCGCCAGCCGTCGCTCGAGCCAGCCCGCCCCGTCTCAAAGCACTGCAGCTCGGCCTGTTGTGGCTGGTCGGCGCCAGCGGCGCGATCGTGTTCATCGAGCCGAGCCCCTACGAAATCGCCATCGTGCTGGCGCTGGGAGTGCTCGCCGTCACCGGCGGGCTCCGGCTTGCGCCGGCGCTCATCGTGCCGATCGGGCTGCTGGTCGGAATCGAACTCGGCTACAGCATCGGCGCGGTCGGCTTGATGGACGACCCCATCATTCTGAACTGGATCCTGACCTCGTGGTACATGGCGGTGACCGCGGTTTTCTTCGCGATGGTGTGTCTGCAGGACACCCGCGAACGCGCCGAGGCGATCGCCCATGGCTATCTGGTCGGCGGCCTCATCGCAGCACTGGCCGGCATCGTCGGCTACTTCAATCTGCTGCCGGGCGGGCAGGACCTGCTGACCTATGTGGGGCGCGCGCGCGGCACGTTCAAAGATCCGAACGTGCTCGGCGCGTTTCTGATCTTTCCAGCGATCTACAGCCTGCAGCGGGCGATCGAAGGTTCGTTCTGGACGATGATGCGCAACGGCATCGCGTTCGGCATCATCTCGCTCGCGGTGTTTCTGGCATTCTCACGCGCCGCCTGGGGCATGCTGGCCGCCGCTTCGTTGCTGACAGTCGCGCTGATGTTCATCACCGCACCCACGCAGCAGCGGCGGCTACGCATCGTCGTGCTTGCCGCACTCGCGCTGATCGTGCTCGCTGCCACCATTGCGGTGCTGCTGTCGTTCGATCAGATCGACGCGCTGTTCAAGGAGCGCGCCAGCCTGTCGCAGCCTTACGACAGTGGCCGGTTCGGCCGGTTCGGTCGGCATCTGCTCGGCGCCAAGATGGCGCTCGACTATCCGACCGGCATCGGCCCACTGCAATTCCGGCGGTTCTTTCCCGAGGATACCCACAACTCGTTCCTCAACGCGTTCATGTCCGGCGGCTGGATCAGCGGCACGCTGTACCCGGCTCTGGTGTTCGTGACAGCGGCCTATGGGCTGCGCAACGTGTTCGTCCGCACGCCATGGCAGCGGATCACCATCGTGGTGGTGACGGCGATGGTGGTAACGCTGCTCGAGAGTTTCATCATCGATACCGACCACTGGCGGCACTATTTCATGCTGGTGGGCTTGACTTGGAGCCTGGCGATCGCCAGCACTCAGTTCCGACGCAGCCGATCGGATCCGGCCGTTTCCGCGGGCTGACCGCCCGCCAAAGAGCCTCAAACGCAGCGCATGACCAAACGCCATATCCTCGTGACCGGCGGTGCCGGCTACATCGGCAGCCACATGACGCTCGCCCTGCTCGGCGCCGGCGAACGGCCGCTGGTGATCGACAATCTCTCCACCGGGTCGCGCGCGATCGTGCCGACTGAGGTGCCGTTCTTCGAGGGCAATGTCGGCGATGCCGACTTCGTCGGCCGGATCATGGACGAACACCCGATCGAGGCGATCATTCATTTCGCCGCCAGCATCGTGGTACCGGAATCGGTCACCCAGCCCCTCGCCTACTACGGCAACAACACCGCCAACGCGCGCACGCTGCTCGAATGCGCGGTCAATCATGGCGTGCCGCATGTGGTGTTCTCATCGACGGCCGCAGTCTATGGCGAGCCGGACCGCACGCCCGTCGAAGAAGATGATCCGACGCGTCCGATCAATCCTTACGGCCGCTCCAAGCTGATGGTCGAATGGATGCTGGCCGATGTCGCGCAGGCGTATCCGTTCAGCTACGCGGCGCTGCGCTACTTCAACGTCGCCGGCGCCGATCCGCAAGGCCGCGCCGGACAATCCACGCCGAACGCGACCCATCTGATCAAGATCGCTGTGCAGGCCGCGCTCGGCAAGCGTTCCGGACTCGACGTTTACGGCACCGACTATTCCACGCCCGACGGATCGTGCATCCGCGACTATGTGCATGTGTCGGATCTGGCGCAGGCGCATCTCGATGCGCTCGATTATCTGCGGGCCGGCAAGCCGAGCATCACCTGTAACATCGGCTACGCCAACGGCTACTCCGTGCTCGACGTGATCAACGTGGTGAAGCGCGTGTCGGGCGTCGATTTCGAGGTGCAGATCAAGGGCCGCCGCGCCGGCGACCCTGCAGCGCTGATCGCCGCCAATCAGCGCGCCCGGACCGCGCTGAACTGGACGCCGCGCTACGACGATCTCGAGCAGATCGTGCGCGACGCGCTCGCCTGGGAGCGCCGTCTCGGCTGAGACCGCACTGCCAGCCAGCTGTCTCACCACGGCACGGCGCGCCAAATCGGCACAGTCCAGAACGTTTGCAGGACAGCTACCGGGACCTTTCTGCGATCGCAGCGATACGGCTTTAACCACTTTACCTTGTTGAATGGAGGCGGTTGGCCAAAGGTTGCTTCCATTAGTCGAATGATCGATTGTTCTGCCGCAAAGACGATCGACCTTCACGGTCGAGAGGAAGTGGAATGTCCAACACGCAAGATGGCGGCGACAAGCCGGATGCGACGACGGGCGCCGAACGGCGCAAGTCGGACCGCAGGAAAGCTGCGTTTTGGATTCCGTTCGACGGCCATCTGCCGCACGGTGAACGCCGAGTCTCCGGCGATCGCCGCCGCAAGCGGTTCGGACAATGGCCGCGCGTTTTGCTCGGGGGCTTGCCGATCGTGGTGAGCGACCAGGCCGAGACTGCGCGCGCTATGGTCGACGAAGCGCTGCAGCGTCGCGGTTTGTGGCGCTATCCGGCCTACATGACGTCCGCGAACGGGGAAGTCACGTACCGCTGCGCGGTCGACGAGACCGAGCGCGGCTTGTTGATGGAGGCCGACGCCATCCATGCCGACGGCATGCCGCTGGTGTTCGTGTCGCGGTTCCGTTGTGGGCAATCGCTCCCCGAACGCGTCGCCACGACAGACCTGTTCCACGAAGTCGCGCGCGAAGCCAGCAAGCGCGGCGCGACCATGTACATGCTCGGCGCCAATGCGGAATCCAACCGACGCGCGGTCGAGCGCATGCAGCGTCGCTATCCCGGGCTGCGTCTGGTTGGCCATCGCCACGGCTATTTCGCCAACGAGGCCGAGGAAATCGCGGTGTGCCGCGAAATCGGCGCCCTGGCGCCGGACATCCTGTGGGTGTCGATGGGCGTGCCGCGCGAACAGGCGTTCGTCGTCCGCAATCGCAATCGCCTGACCACCGTGGGCGTGATCAAGACCTCCGGCGGCCTGTTCGACTTCCTGTCGGGATCGAAGCCGCGCGCGCCGCAATGGATGCAGAAGGTCGGCCTCGAATGGCTGTGGCGGATGGCGCTCGAGCCGCGCCGGCTCGGGGTGCGCTATCTGAAGACCAACCCTTATGCGATGTATCTGCTGCTGACGCGGTCTCGCTGACCTTTCCTTCTCCGCTCAACGCGGATGCATCAGCGCATCAATTACGCCGGCGTCCAACCTGCCGGTGCGCGGATCGGCCAGACCAAATCCCTGATCCAACTCCCAATAGGTCCAGCCCCAGCAATTGGCTTCGGCCGAATCGACAACCGATTCCAGCCAGCGCAGCCGGCTGTCGCGCGGCGCCGCCGATTTGAACACGCCGAACTCATTGATGATCAGCGGTCGTGCGTAGCGCTCCTGCCAGGCGACGGCCGGAATCAACTGCCGGGCCACATAGCTCGGCGAGCCGGCCTGAACGATCGCTTTGTCCAGCTCCTGCAGCGCCTCATTATCGCTGCGCAAGGTCAGCTCGCTGCGCAGCCGCTCGACGGCGGGATCGTTGGCGACCAGCGGGAATGGCAGGTCGCGAACCCGGCTCAGCGGATTGGCCGGATCCCAATGACCCTGATGGGTGAACACGATCGGATCATAGAAATGCAGCGCATAGACGACGTTGCGGTCGGCGAGCGGCCTGAGCTGCGGGAGCGAGTCGGCGCGCTGCCAATAGGTCGGCCCGACGATCAGCGTAGTCTGCGGCAACAGCCCACGCACGAAGACGGCGAGCTGTTCGACCTCGCTCTGCCAACGATCCGGCGCAATATCAGGCTCGTTCAACAGCTCGGCGAACACGCGCTCGGCCGGATGCTTGCGGATCACCGTCGCTAGATTGCTCCACGCATCGGTCAGCGCCGCCATCGAGGCCTTGGGGTCGTCGCGGTGGAGGCGACCGAAACCATCGCCCGGATGCAGGTCAACCGAAACAAAGAAGCCGAGGCCAATCAGCTCGGTGAGCGCGGCATCGACGCCGGCGAGCTGTCGTTCGATGGTGGCCGGCGGACTGAAGGCGCGCATCACCAGATCGCCGGCGACCGGTAGCCGAACATGGGTGAAGCCGGCGCCGCGCACTGCGCGGAGCAATTCTGGACTTGGTCCTTGCAGGCGCGCGTTCTCGGTCCAGTTTGAGACGTTCACGCCGCGGGCCAGCGCCGCGATCGTCTCAGGCGGAACGCCGGATGTCGGGCCGGTGCAGCGGTTCTGCGCGCCAGCTTGCACGCTCCAGCACAGAGCGATCAGTCCGAGGGCGGTGCAAGCGATCGTGCGTCGGGTGAGCACGCGACGGCCAGCCGATCAGCTCGCCAGCCGTGCGGCGGGAACCGCAGCAGGAGCCGGCTGCGCACTGGCCTTGTTGACGACTACGCCAGCGGGCGCATGTCCGCGGCGCGACAGCAGCGCCTGCGCTTCCAACGCGGCGCCAGCCTCGGTGACGGCGCTGTCGATCACCAGCAGATTGAGATCGGTGTGAGCAGCGATCTCGGCAACCTCCGTCTGCGTGGCAAGCGCCGGTGCGTCGATCAGGATGAGATCGAACTCGCTGCGGACATCGTTCTGCGCCGACACATCGGGTGCCGATGCGATCAGACGGACGACGGACGGAATCGTGGTTTTCAACACGCGGACCAGAGCGCCACCATCCGGCTCGGCGCGGTTCGACGGCGCAGCAGGCGCGGTGCGCGACTGACCCGCGACTTCGATGACGACACTCAGCATCCCGCGATCGACCGCGATCGCGTTCAACGCACGCGCCACCGAGCTCTTGCCGGCGCCAGGGTCGACTGACGTCACAAGCACGACCTTGCCGCGCTGCGACGGCTTCACCCCGATCGCATCGAGCAACCCGACGACATAGTGATCGAGCCGCCGCTCGCCACCGAGCATCGCCAGCTTGCCACCGAGGGTGCGCACACCGGACAGATCGGGAATCCGCGCGACGATCGGCAGATTGGAATAGTCGGCGGCGGGCTTCTTCTCCTCAATCGGCTCCGCAGCCGAGGTCGCTGCAGCTTCAACCGGCGCGGGTGCGGTTGCACCTTCCGGCGGACCAGAATTGTCGGCCCGCTCCGGTTGGTTCGACAACGACGCCAGCATGGCGACGACGGCGATCGACACCAGGATCGACGCCACCGCGATGGCGGCGATCAGCACCAGCAGCGGCGGCCGGGTCGGCCGGGTCGGCGGCGTCGCAAACGACGCCACTTTGGTCTGGGTCGCCTGCAGCAGACGCTGCTGGTTGGTGGTGTTGTAACGCTCCAGGAACTGCTCGTAGATCGCGCGATTGGCGTTGGCCTCGCGCTGCAGCTCCTTGAGCTTCACCGCGGCCTGATCGTCGCCGAGCATCTCGGTCTCGAGCGACTTCAGCTGCTGCTCCAGCGTCTTCAACTGGTCGCGCATCGCATCGTAGTCGGATTTGGCGCTGACGATGTTGCGCTTGCGCTCGGCTTCGATCTGGCGATTGAGTTCGGCGAGCTGATTATAGGCGATCACAAGCTCTGGATGCCGATCGCCCAGCACCGCGCGCTTTTGGGCAATCTGATCGTTGAGCTGGGTACGCTGGGTACGCAGAACGCTGACGAGATCGGACTTCGAGCCGGTCGAGCCGTCGACGTCGGACTTCAGGTCGCGCTGCGCCTGCTCGTAGCGGTTCTTGGCCTCCTCGGTACGCAGTCGTGCCGCCGAAACCTGCTGGGTCAGCTCGGTGACCCGAAGCTGCCGGGTGGTGCTCTCACGCCCGGCATCGACGATGCGGTACTGGGTTTTGAACGCCGCCACCGCATCTTCCGACGCCCGCAGCTTTTCGTTCAGCGTCTTCAGGCGGCTGCTCAGCCAGCCGGCGGCCTCGTCGGCCGCCACGGCACGCACCTGGGTCTGACTGGCGACGAACGCCTCTGCGACCGCGTTGGCGTAATACGCCGCGCGCTGCGGGTCCTTCGCCACGAAGGTCATTTCGATCACGTAAGTCAGGCCGCGCCGCGCGATCTCCAGATGCTTGCGGAAACGGTCCAGGACGCGCGCCGGATCGGTCTCACTGCCGGCGATCTCGTGGTCCTCGGCAACCTTCAGCTTCTCGACCAGCGGCCTAAGGAAGCCGTCCGACTTGGCGATTTCGATCAGGCTCTGCAGCGCGGCGGCGTCCTGGCCGATGCCCGGCAGCACTTCCTGATCGGTCGTGACGCGCTGCTCGCGCGGATCGACCATCACCAGTGCGGTGGCCGCATAACGAACCGGCAGCAACCACAGCACGATCATGCCAAGCACGAACAGAGCACTGGCAAGCAGAGCGATCCGCTTCAGATTGTCCCGCAGGAATTTGGTGATAACGGCAGGCGTCAGCTTCGCCTTGATCAGATCGCCGCGGTCCGCCGGAAGCTGATCAGGGTTCTCCCAGATGTCCGCGGTCGGACGCGGGGCAGGGATCGCCTTGTCCCGGCCTGGTTGGCTACCCGACATACGCACACTCCACACGAACCGCCCGCGTCACCACCGCGACAAAGTAAATATCTACGGTTAATCCGTGGTTACTCGAGCGCCGCCGGAGAGGTTCGTTACCAGATGGTTAAGGAACCATGCGGCGAAGCACGAGTGCGACCAAATCGCTTTGTGCATTCTGTACCAATTAACCGCGCCACAACGAAATTGACCAACCGCAGGCACGAGAGTGTACAACTACACGATCAGGACGTGCACTTTTCGTTAACCGTCACATCTGCAGCAGGCTAAACAAGACGGATAGCGCACCGGGAGACAGGGCACGTGAACGAACAGATCACTCGAGCCGAGCATGCGTTCGCCACCGGCGGACACGCTCCTCGCTCGCGTGCGCCGATGGTATCCGCCGTGCCGCCGAGATCAATGCGTCGCCGCGTGCTGGTGATCCAGACCCAGGCCGAGAACGCCGGAGCGCAGGAGATCTCGCGCCTCGTCGGCGCGGGCCTCACAGCGCGCGGTTACGATGTCCATAACCTGTTCTTCTTCCGGCAATCGCGCGGCTTCGATGAGCCACTGAACACCAGCTATTGCGTCCCGCGGCGCCCCGGCAATCCGCTGGCGTTCCTACGTTTCCTGGTGTCTCTCGGGCAACAGATCCGCGCCGCCCGTCCCGACGCGATCCTGACGTTTCAGCACTATGGCAACGCCATCGGCGGCGCGATCGCGCGGCTGGTGAGCCCGGCGCCGGTGATTGCCAATCAAGTGTCGGCGCGACTGACAATGCCCGGCTGGCTGCAGAAGCTCGATCTGATGATGGGGCGGTTCGGCGTCTTCAACACCATCACGGTGAACTCCGAAGATATGCTGCACGACTACTCGCGCTATCCGGATTCTTACCGCAGGCGCCTCACCCATGTTCCGCACGGCTTCGATCAGAAGCACTCGGCGCTGACCAGGGCCGAAGCGCGCCGCCGCTTCGCATTGCCGATGGACGGCGTCATGCTCGGCACTGCGGCGCGGCTACATCCGCTTAAACAGCTCGATGCCACCATCCGGGTATTGCCGGCGAAACCTTCCTGGCGGCTTGCGCTGGCTGGCCACGGGCCGGACGAAGTGCGGTTGCGCGCACTGGCCGAACAGCTTGGCGTCGCCGATCGGGTATTCTTTGTCGGCGAGATCACACCGGAACAAGTCGCCGATTTCCTTGCCAGCCTTGACGTCTTCGTATTCCCCTCGCTGGCAGAGACTTTCGGGCTTGCAGCAGTCGAGGCCGCCCATGCGGGCGTGCCGGTGGTCGCCAACGATCTGCCGGTGCTCCGTGAAGTATTAGCCTATCAGGGAGAACCGGCGGCGTTGCTGGTCGACGCCTCCGACACGTCCGCTCTCGGCGCGGCGATATCGGCGGTGCTCGACGACCCTGCGTTGAGGGTGCGACTTCAGCGCAGTGGCGAGGGCTTGAAGACCAGATACTCTGTCGACGCCATGGTCGATGAATACGTCCATATTCTCGAACAGGCGATGTAATATTGTTTGACGGATTGTCTGATGATTGTTGAGCTTCGTTTCGACCAGCAGCGCCCCAGAACGTGGATGCGCCACCTGCTCGATCTGCTGGCAGGTCCTGGACGCACGCTGCAGGTAAGCTGGATTTCCACATCCGCGGAACGGCCGGCCGGGCTCGACACTCTGCTCGACCTCGAACGGATGCTGCTGCGGCGCGGCCAGCGCTGTGGCGGAGACCCCGAGCCGGCACTGCTCGACACCTCGCGCGCCTCCTATGGCCAGGCCGACCTGGTGATCGACTTCACCACGGCACCGCGCGAAGCTGATTGTCCTGCCCGCCTGTACTTACGCCCTCTGTTCGACGGCCGGGC from the Rhodopseudomonas palustris genome contains:
- a CDS encoding BMP family ABC transporter substrate-binding protein; translated protein: MNKAIMAALVLAASCAGLSAATAQDKPDSKPDKLKIGFVYVGPVGDFGWSYQHDQARQAIIKEFGDRVETTFLEKVGEGPDGERSIEQLARAGHKLIFATSFGYMDSVIKVAKKYPDVKFEHATGYKREPNVSTYAGRFYEGRTIQGTIAAKVSKKGVLGYIGSFPVPEVISGINATMLAAQKINPNIKIKIVWVNSWFNPGKEADAAKALIDQGADVIMQHTDSAAAMQIANDRGIHAFGQDSDMIKFGPKAQLTAIVNNWTPYYVSRVKAVMDGNWASQDVWEGLKDKMIQMAPYTNMPDDVKKLAADTEAGIAAGTIKPFACPIVDQDGKEVECKGGDQLDDGQIRGMNFYVKGIDDKIPGK
- a CDS encoding O-antigen ligase family protein, whose protein sequence is MTDFALAPAVARASPPRLKALQLGLLWLVGASGAIVFIEPSPYEIAIVLALGVLAVTGGLRLAPALIVPIGLLVGIELGYSIGAVGLMDDPIILNWILTSWYMAVTAVFFAMVCLQDTRERAEAIAHGYLVGGLIAALAGIVGYFNLLPGGQDLLTYVGRARGTFKDPNVLGAFLIFPAIYSLQRAIEGSFWTMMRNGIAFGIISLAVFLAFSRAAWGMLAAASLLTVALMFITAPTQQRRLRIVVLAALALIVLAATIAVLLSFDQIDALFKERASLSQPYDSGRFGRFGRHLLGAKMALDYPTGIGPLQFRRFFPEDTHNSFLNAFMSGGWISGTLYPALVFVTAAYGLRNVFVRTPWQRITIVVVTAMVVTLLESFIIDTDHWRHYFMLVGLTWSLAIASTQFRRSRSDPAVSAG
- a CDS encoding glycoside hydrolase family 5 protein, translating into MLTRRTIACTALGLIALCWSVQAGAQNRCTGPTSGVPPETIAALARGVNVSNWTENARLQGPSPELLRAVRGAGFTHVRLPVAGDLVMRAFSPPATIERQLAGVDAALTELIGLGFFVSVDLHPGDGFGRLHRDDPKASMAALTDAWSNLATVIRKHPAERVFAELLNEPDIAPDRWQSEVEQLAVFVRGLLPQTTLIVGPTYWQRADSLPQLRPLADRNVVYALHFYDPIVFTHQGHWDPANPLSRVRDLPFPLVANDPAVERLRSELTLRSDNEALQELDKAIVQAGSPSYVARQLIPAVAWQERYARPLIINEFGVFKSAAPRDSRLRWLESVVDSAEANCWGWTYWELDQGFGLADPRTGRLDAGVIDALMHPR
- a CDS encoding Bug family tripartite tricarboxylate transporter substrate binding protein, with the translated sequence MTISRRALLGTAAGAAICAVGARLVSPALADAAAYPNRPVKWIVPYAAGGATDVLSRLVCQYLSEKLGQSFVVENKPGAGSTIGTQAVINSPADGYTLLLTSTANAINASFDRALPFDFAKSITPVAGIARIPLVLVINNDIPATNVAEFIAYAKAHPGKISVGSSGIGTSLHLSGELFKSMAGIEMVHVPYRGSAPGLTDLMSGQIQAMFDNVTSSFALAQAGKIRALGVTSRERSAVLPEVPPIGDSLTGYDTSSFYGVGAPQGTPQPIVDLLNREINAALDEPAIKQRIADLGAIALHGDARQFGAMLAAETESWRKIVEGSGVHKEG
- a CDS encoding WecB/TagA/CpsF family glycosyltransferase, whose protein sequence is MSNTQDGGDKPDATTGAERRKSDRRKAAFWIPFDGHLPHGERRVSGDRRRKRFGQWPRVLLGGLPIVVSDQAETARAMVDEALQRRGLWRYPAYMTSANGEVTYRCAVDETERGLLMEADAIHADGMPLVFVSRFRCGQSLPERVATTDLFHEVAREASKRGATMYMLGANAESNRRAVERMQRRYPGLRLVGHRHGYFANEAEEIAVCREIGALAPDILWVSMGVPREQAFVVRNRNRLTTVGVIKTSGGLFDFLSGSKPRAPQWMQKVGLEWLWRMALEPRRLGVRYLKTNPYAMYLLLTRSR
- the galE gene encoding UDP-glucose 4-epimerase GalE codes for the protein MTKRHILVTGGAGYIGSHMTLALLGAGERPLVIDNLSTGSRAIVPTEVPFFEGNVGDADFVGRIMDEHPIEAIIHFAASIVVPESVTQPLAYYGNNTANARTLLECAVNHGVPHVVFSSTAAVYGEPDRTPVEEDDPTRPINPYGRSKLMVEWMLADVAQAYPFSYAALRYFNVAGADPQGRAGQSTPNATHLIKIAVQAALGKRSGLDVYGTDYSTPDGSCIRDYVHVSDLAQAHLDALDYLRAGKPSITCNIGYANGYSVLDVINVVKRVSGVDFEVQIKGRRAGDPAALIAANQRARTALNWTPRYDDLEQIVRDALAWERRLG
- a CDS encoding S1C family serine protease — encoded protein: MPSLPEWNVPAAIRPRSADFGFDLDRALSAVVGLHAIIPADAYTAGTLGTERAGNGVLIDDGLVLTIGYLITEAETVWLHLGDGRVVEGHALGFDQESGFGLVQALGPIDLPPLPLGRSAFAKAGERVIIGGVGGRTRSVAGRIATRQEFAGYWEYLLDDAIFTEPSHPNWGGTALLSATGELIGVGSLQIERSGSNEHYNLSVPIDLLPPVLSDLRKFGRPNKPPRPWLGLYSTEIEDKVVVVGIAPKGPAARAELKTGDVILAVAGDKVTSEAEFYRKVWALGTAGVEVPLTLFSGGATFDVVLHSSDRAKFLKAPRLH